CGCCGCCCACCGCTGGTTCCGTCACGAGCTCCTGGAGGTCGCCGCCGGACTCAGGCTGTGACCCGGCGCTTGCGGATCAGGGTGATGCCGTCCGCCATGGGGATCAGGGACATCTCCACGCGAGGATCGTCGCGGACCAGCGCGTTGAACGCGCGGACCCCTTCGGTGTCGGCGTCCCGCGCCTCGGGATCGACGACCCGGCCGAAGAACAGGGTGTTGTCCACCACGATGAGGCCGGTGTCGCCGACGAGGGTCAGCGACCGCTCGTAGTAGTCCGGAAGGCCCCGTTTGTCGGCATCGATGAACACGAGGTCGAACGAGCCGGCCCCCCGCTCGTCGATGAGGGCCTCGAGGGTGGTTGCCGCGTCACCGACGCGGACCTCGATCCGGTCCTCGACACCGGCCCGACGCCAGTAGTCGGCGCCGATGCGGGCCCAGCGGTCGGTGATGTCGCAGGTGACCAGCGTTCCGCCGGGTGCGAGCGCGCGTGCCAGGCACAGCGTGCTGTACCCGGTGAAGGTGCCGATCTCGAGGATCCCGCGCGCCGGGGTGAGACCCGCCAGCAGCGTCAGCAGCTGGCCCTCCTCGGGCATGACCTGCATCGCGCTGCCCGCGGGCAGTTGGGACGTCTGCTCGCGCAGCTCCGCGAGGACGGTGTCCTCGCGGAGGGAGAACTCCCGGACGTAACCCGAGAGCGCGGCCGAGAGCTCCAGCTGGTCCGCCATGCTGTGTCATCTCCTCGTCGGAACGGGCTGGGGCTGTGCCGCTGTCCGCCTGGGCGCGCTCCCGCGCTATGCCAGGCGGGGGGCGTGCAGCTCCATCGTGGGTGGGGGGTCATGGGGTTCGGGAAGCAGGTGGAGGCGCTCCACACCCGGCTCCCGCGGCGGGGCGAGTCCGGCCCGGCAATCGCACGGCTCGCCGGTGAAGCCGGCGAAGCGGTAGGCGACCTCCATCATCCGGTTGCGCTCGGTAGGCCGGAAGTCGGCGATCAGGTGCACGCCCGCGCGCGCGGCCTCGCCGGCCAGCCAGCCGAGGATCACCGAGCCGGCGCCGAACGACACCACGCGGCAGGACGTGGCCAGGAGCTTCAGATGCCAGACGGACGCGTGCTTCTCCAGCAGTTGCAGACCGACCGCGCCGTGCGGCCCGAACCGGTCGGTGAGCGTGGTCACCAGTACCTCGTGGTGCGGGTCGGCCAGCAGCGCGCGCAGGGCGGCGATGGAGTAGTGCACACCCGTGGCGTTCATCTGGCTGGTGCGCAGGGTCAGCTCCTCGACCCGGGAGAGCTCCTCCTCGGTGGCGCGCTGAATGCGCATCACCAGGCCGAGGGAGCGCAGGAAGTCCTCGCTCGGCCCGGTGAACTCCGCCTCGGCCGACTTCCGCTGGAATCCGGCCTGGTACATCTGCCGGCGGCGGGCCGCGTCCACGGTCACGGTGGGCGGGTTGAACTCCGGCAGGTCGGCGAGGCCGGACAGCTGCTCGGGGGTGTACGCGCGGACCTCCGGCAGATGGAACTGGACCTCCGCCCGCTCCGCCGGCTGGTCGTCGACGAAGGCGATCGTGCCGAGTGCGAAGCCGAGCTCGGCGGCGATCTCACGCACCGAGTCCGACTTCGGGCCCCAGCCGATGCGCGGCAGGAGGAAGTACTCGGCCACGCCCAGCGCTTCGAGCCGCTGCCACGCCTGGTCGTGGTCGTTCTTGCTGGCCACCGACTGGAGGATGCCGCGGCTGTCCAGTTCGGCGATGAGCTTTTCGACCGGGGCGGGCAGCGTCACCTCGCCGTCCTCCAGGAGCGTGCCCTGCCACAGGGTGTTGTCCAGGTCCCACACCAGGCACTTCACGATGGTGGCTGGTTCCGTCACTGCTTCTCCTCGTCTCAGCTCGCTGCCATCGACACCGCGTGGTCGGCGAGGATCAGCTGGCAGATCTCCGTACTGCCCTCGATGAGCTCCATGAGCTTCGCGTCGCGGTACGCGCGCTCGACCACATGACCCTCGTGCGCCGCGGCCGATCCCAGGACCTGCACCGCCGTGGCGGCACCCTGCGCGGCCTGCGCCGCGCTCACCTGCTTGGCGAGAACGGTGGCGATGACCATGTCGGGAGAGCCGCTGTCCCAGCCGCGGCTGGCGTGCTCGCACACCCGGGTGGCGATCTGCTCGGCGGTCAGCAGATTCGCCAGATGGCGGCCGACGAGCTGGTGCCGGGCGAGTGGTTCACCGAACTGCCTGCGGTCGCGGGCGTGGCGGCGGGCGGCGTCGAGACAGGCCCGCAGGATGCCCACGCAGCCCCACGCGACCGAGATCCGCCCGTACGCCAGCGCCGTCGTCACCAGCAGCATCAGCGGCTGTCCACCGCCGAGTACCGCGTCGGCGGGCAGCCGCACCTCGTCGAGGTGTACATCCGCGTGGCCCGCCGCCCGGCAGCCGGACGGCAGCGGCACCCGGCGTACGGTGACGCCCGGAGCCGAGATGGGAACCACCACGGCCGCCGCACCGGAGCCGTAGCGGCCGACGACGACGATCACATCGGCGTAGTGGGCGGCGGTGGTCCACACCTTCCGCCCGCGGACGACGACCGCGTCCCCGTCCGGTTCGATGGTCGTGGTCATCGCCGACAGATCGCTGCCGGCCTCCGCCTCGCTGAACGCGACGGCGGCGAGCCGGCCACCGGCCAGCTCCGGCAGATACATCGCGTGCTGCCGCGGGCCGCCCAAGCGCTGGATGGCCCACGCGGCCATGCCCTGCGACGTCATCACGCTCCGCAGCGAGCTGCACCGGCTGCCGACATACGCCGTGAACTCGCCGTTCGCCGCGCTGGTCGCGCCAAGGCCGCCGAAGTCCGCCGGCACCCCCGCGCACAGCAGACCGCGGGCCGCCAGCCTCCGCAGCACCTCATCGGGGATCTCACCGGACCGATCCCACTCCGCGGCCCGGTCGCCGACGAGGTCGTCGACGAGCTCGCGCGCCCCGGCGAGCGGCTCAGGCATCGGCGGGCTGCCCGGCGTCGCGCAACCGCAGCACAAGGGCGGTCATGGCCGCCACGGTGCGGAAGTTGTCCCGCTTGAGGTCGTCCCCCAGGATCTGCACCGAGAACGCCTGCTCCAGGTGGACGACGAGCTCCATCGCGAACATCGACGACACCAGCCCGGAGGCGAAGAGGTCCTGGTCGGCGGGGACTTCCGCGTTCACCCGCCCCGAGACGAACCCCGTGATCCCCTGCTCGATCCCCTCAGCGGTGATGGCCTGCTCCGCGCTCATGAAAGCACCCCTTCGTAGTCATAGAAACCGCGCCCCGTCTTGCGGCCCAAATCGCCGTGGCGCACCTTCTCCCGCAGCAGGTCACAGGGGGCGAAGGCGGGATTTCCGGTCCGCTCGGCAAGCAGCCGGAGAGCGTCCGCGAGATTGTCGAGCCCGATCAGATCGGCGGTGCGCAGCGGCCCGGTCGGATGACCGAGGCACCCTTGCATCAGCCGGTCCACGGACTCGACGCTCGCGGTGCCCTCGGCCACGATTCTCGCCGCCTCGTTGATCATGGGGTGCAGCAGCCTGCTGGTGACGAACCCCGGCGCGTCGTGCACCACGACCGCCTTCTTCCCCAATCGCCCGAGCAGGGAGAACACCGCGGCCACGGTGTCCTCGGCGGTCCGCGGGCCGCGGATCACCTCCACCATCTCGATGAGATAGGCCGGATTCATGAAGTGCACCCCGGCCAGCTCCGCGGGCCGCCGCACCGACTTCGCCAGCTCGTCGATGGGAATCCCCGACGTGTTGGTGATCAGCGTGGTCCCGGGGGCGACCACACCGGAGACCTCCGCCAGCATCCGCGCCTTGAGCGAGGAGTCCTCGGTGATCGCCTCGATCACCGCGGTGGCATCCGCCGCGGCCTCGCCGGACAGCGTCGTCGTCAGCGTTCCGGTCGCCCGGGAGCCCGGGAAGGCGCCCATGAACCGCCCGTGCCGCAGTTGCTGGGCGATTTCCGCCTCGGCGGCGCGCAACACCTCGTCCGAGACGTCGACGAGGACGACGTCCACCCCACGGCCCAGTGCCAGTGCGGTGATGCCGCACCCCATTACCCCTGCGCCGAAAACGGCGATCGTGTCCGAGCGCGGATTCGCCGTCACTCTGCCTCCGTGATTCGTCCCGTTCGGTGTGCCATGACGCTAGTCGGCTGATCGAACAGCCCGGAAGGCAACTGGTATCGATCAAGGGCATCGGCGCCAGGGATACCGGACCTATCGAGTAAACCGCCCAGCGCGCACATACCGGGCCTCTCGGAGCTCGTCCGGAAGGCTCCTCTAGGATCTTCGGCATGGCGAAGCGCGCGGTCCATCGGCGGGCCCGGAAGATATTGGGCGAGGAACCCGTGGCCCTGGTCTGGTGCGAGATCCACAAGACCATTCCCACGCCGCCCGAAGAGGTGCACCGCGCCGCGGGCAGGGGGCGGCTGAAGCCGGGTCACCACTGGCTGCTGTACGTCGGTGCCGTGGTGTTCTTCTTCATCGTCGTCCCGATGATGCTGCTCGACAAGCTGGGCACGGGTCGACGTGACCGGCCGAACGCCCGCTCCTCCGGCTCCGGCTCCGGCCGTGATCGTGATCGTGATCGCGGGCAGGATCCGGCGAACGGCGTCTTCGACGGCGACTGGAGCCTGACGGCGGGCCAGTTGCTGCTGCACTGGTACGGGCACTCACCCAACCCCAAACGCCTGGTGATGCTGGCCCGCGATCGCGTCTGTGTCGCCACGTCCCCTCGGCGTCGGCTGTCGCCCACCAAGGCCGACGACTTCCGGATCGTCGCGGAGTTCCCCCTCGATCAGGCCCGCGTCGAGGCCGAGGCGGGCCAGCCGCGTGGATTCGCCACGTTCCGGCTCCGCTTTGCCGACGGCTCCTGGCTGGAAGCAGGACGGCTGGGCGAACCCGAGGACGCGGACCACTTCCTTCGCACCATCAACGGCTGACCGTCATGACCACCTCTGATTCGCCCCTGTCCCGCGACGACCGGCGCACCGAGCTGCGGGAGTTTCTGCGCAGCCGCCGGGCCCGGGTCTCCCCGGCCAATGTCGGCATGCCGGACGGCGGCCGGCGGCGCACACCGGGGCTGCGGCGCGAGGAGGTCGCGGTGCTGGCAGGCGTCGGAGTGTCCTGGTACACGTGGCTGGAGCAGGGGCGCGACATCAAGGTGTCCGAGCAGGTCCTCGACACGATCGCCCGGGCGCTGCTGCTGGGCTCCGCCGAGCGTGCCCACCTCTACCGCCTGGCAGGACTCAATCCGCCGCAGACCCCCTCCGCGCCCTCGGCGGCGCCCTCACCCGAGGTGCGGCGATTGCTGGACGCCTGGTCACCGCGGCCCGGCTATGTCCGCGACCGCCACTGGAATTTCACTGCCGTCAACGACGCGGCACGCGTGGTGTTCGGCTACGGCGACAGCGACCACAACTGCCTGGTCTCCTTCTTCACCAACGCCCGCTACCGGGTGCTGCACCGGAACTGGGCCGAGACCGCGACCGATGTGGCCGCCGCCTTCCGGGCCGACGCGGCGCGCTACCCGGACGATCCGGAGTTCGGCCGCATCGCCGCCGATCTGGCCGCGGACAGCCCCGAATTCGCCGAGCTGTGGGCGCGTCACGATGTGGCCGAGCACACCAGCGCGGTGAAGGCGGTCGATCACCCCGACGCCGGGACAATGATCTTCGATGCCACCCTGCTGCCGCTGCCCGAGCACCCCGGGCACCACCTGATCCTGCACAACCCACGTCCCGGCACCGACACCCAGCAGCGGCTGGAGGCGCTGCTGCGGCAGCACAGCCTGGTGGTGCCACACCCAGGATGAGTGGACACTGCCCGCGTTGCCGCCGTGCCCGCAGGATCGTGGACATGAGCAACAGCAGCAGGCAGATGAAGGCAGTGACCATCCCCGAGTTCGGCGACGCCGAGGTGCTCCGCGTCGCCACCGTTCCCGTCCCCGAGCCCGGGCCGGGCCAAGTCGCCATCGATGTGGCGTACGCGGGCGCCAACTTCGCCGAGGTCCTCTACCGGCGCGGCGTGGTCGACGTGCCGCTTCCCTTTGTGCCCGGTATCGAGGTGTCGGGGCGGATCCGGGCGGTCGGTGAGGGCGTCGAGGACCTGACCGCCGGGCAGCCGGTGGCCGCGCTCTCGATCGTCGACAGCGGTGGTTACGCCGAGGTGGTGGTCACCTCGGCGGACCTGGTCGTGCCGCTGGACGGCCTCGGTATCGGGATGGACGTCGCCGCGGCGCTGCCGTCGAACAGCACTACCGCGTTCCTCGTGCTCGACCGGGTGGCCCGGATCGAGCCCGGAGAACGCGTTCTGGTCTATGCGGCGGCCGGCGGCGTGGGAAGCCAACTCGGCCAGGCCGCCCGCCTGCTGGGCGCGGGCCATGTGGTCGGCACCGTCGGCAGTGCGGCCAAGATCGAGACCGCCAGGCGCTTCGGCTACCACGAGGTGATCACACGGGACCGGATCGCCGACGCGGGCGCGTTCGACATCGTGGTCGACATGGTCGGCGGCCCGGCGCGCCGTGCGGGTCTTGACCGGCTGGCCCCGATGGGGCGCCTGGTGGTGATGGGCAACGCCTCCGGCGCCGAGGACATCGGTGTCCCGGCCAACGAACTGTGGTTCACCAACAGGACCGTCTCCGGCTTCAACCTGGCCGCCTTCTCCGCCGCCTTCCCCGCGGAGACACGCCGGGCGCTGCGCCGCGCGGTGGCGGCCGTGGCGACGGGAGATCTGCGGACGCGGGTCGAAACCCTGCCGCTGGAACAGGCCGCCGAGGCCCACCGCCGCATCGAATCGGGCACGACCACGGGCAAGCTGGTGCTCGAGGTCGCGGCGCTGTGACCTACGGCCTTCCGGTGCATCGCACGAGACGTCGGGACCAGACGCCGGGACGCGGGTGCCCGACGGGAAGGCGGGCGGGCAGGCCGCGCAGCAGTGTGTCGAGGAAGAGGTCGAAGCGGGGCGTGCCCGCCGTTTGAAGGCGATGCCGGTGCGCGCTCAAGGGCTGTCCTCGATGAGGCGTCGCAGCGAGGGGAGCAAGGTATCGAGGTCCTGGCTGGTCCGGAACGCGACGAGGGTGGTGCCGTCATCGTCCCTCTCCCCGGGGGACTGAGGCGTCGGGAAGAGAGCGAGGACTTCGCGCATCGCCTCGTCGACCTCCGCGACGGGGTCGGCGGACTCGCCCCGGAGCCATCGGCGCAGTACGTGGTTGTGGGCCGCCACCACTGCCGCCGCCATGAGCTCGGCCCGAAGCGAGGCCGCCTCGGTGGGGTCTCCCATCCAGTCCGCGATGAACTCGCGGAACAGTCGCTGGTAGCGCGCCACGCTGGCGATCTCCCGGTCCCGCAGGGCGGAAACCTTGCTGGTGAGCGCGTACCTGCGGCGCGCGAGGTCGCCCTCATCGATGTAGTGCAGCAGCACCAGGCGTACGGCGTCGGATACGGCGACCAGGGCGGTGCTGTCACTGGAGGTCGCCAGGCGGTCCCTGATCAGCTCCAGCAGCCGGTCATGATCGGGGAAGATGACCGCTTCCTTCGACCGGTAGTGCCGGAAGAACGTCGTACGGCCCACTCCGGCCCGTTCGGCGATGTCATCGACGGTGGTCCGCTCGTATCCGCGTTCGTCGAAGAGAACGAACGCGGCGTCCGCGAGCCGGATCCGCGCGGCTGGCTTGCTCATGACCGCTCATCCTTCCTTGTCTCAGTGCTCGGAGACCACTTGCCCCACCGTGCGGTACTGAGTACCGTTCATAAGACATTGAGTACCACAGGAGGTTCCGGCGTGGATCCCGTTACGCAGAGTGAGTCCCGCCCGCGGCTCCACACCACCGCGGGCAAGCTCGCGGATCTCCAGCGCCGTATCGAGGAAGCGACGCACGCCGGTTCCGCGCGCGCCGTCGAGAAGCAGCACGCCAAGGGCAAGCTGACGGCCCGTGAGCGGATCGAGCTGCTGCTCGACGAGGGCTCCTTCATGGAGCTCGACGAGTTCGCCCGGCACCGCTCCACCAACTTCGGCCTGGACGGCAACCGCCCCTACGGCGACGGCGTCGTCACCGGGTACGGCACGGTCGACGGCCGACCGGTGGCCGTGTTCTCCCAGGACTTCACCGTCTTCGGCGGCGCGCTGGGCGAGGTCTACGGCCAGAAGATCGTCAAGGTGATGGACTTCGCGCTGAGGACCGGCTGCCCGGTCATCGGCATCAACGACTCCGGCGGCGCCCGCATCCAGGAGGGTGTGGCCTCCCTCGGCGCCTACGGCGAGATCTTCCGCCGCAACACCCACGCGAGCGGTGTCATCCCGCAGATCAGCCTGGTCGTGGGCCCCTGTGCGGGGGGAGCCGTGTACTCCCCGGCGATCACCGACTTCACGGTCATGGTCGACCAGACCTCGCACATGTTCATCACCGGCCCGGACGTCATCAAGACCGTCACCGGTGAGGACGTCGGCTTCGAGGAGCTGGGCGGCGCCCGCACCCACAACGCCACCTCCGGTGTGGCCCATCACATGGCCGGCGACGAGAAGGACGCCATCGAGTACGTCAAACAGCTGCTGTCGTACCTGCCCTCCAACAACCTCTCCGCGGCGCCGGTCTTCCCCGAGGAGGCGGACCTCGCCGTCACGGACGAGGACCTGGAGCTGGACACCCTCGTGCCCGACAGCGCGAACCAGCCGTACGACATGCACAGGGTGATCGAGCACATCCTCGACGACACCGAGTTCTTCGAGACGCAGCCGCTGTTCGCGCCGAACATCGTCACCGGCTTCGGGCGGGTCGAGGGCCACCCGGTGGGCATCCTGGCCAACCAGCCGATGCGGTCCGCCGGCTGCCTGGACATCAAGGCGAGCGAGAAGGGCGCGCGCTTCGTACGCACCTGCGACGCCTTCAACATCCCGGTCATCACCTTCGTCGATGTGCCGGGCTTCCTGCCGGGCGTGGGCCAGGAGCACGACGGCATCATCCGCCGCGGCGCCAAGCTGATCTACGCCTACGCGGAGGCGACGGTCCCGCTGATCACGGTGATCACCCGCAAGGCCTTCGGCGGCGCCTATGACGT
This genomic interval from Streptomyces asiaticus contains the following:
- a CDS encoding quinone oxidoreductase family protein, with protein sequence MSNSSRQMKAVTIPEFGDAEVLRVATVPVPEPGPGQVAIDVAYAGANFAEVLYRRGVVDVPLPFVPGIEVSGRIRAVGEGVEDLTAGQPVAALSIVDSGGYAEVVVTSADLVVPLDGLGIGMDVAAALPSNSTTAFLVLDRVARIEPGERVLVYAAAGGVGSQLGQAARLLGAGHVVGTVGSAAKIETARRFGYHEVITRDRIADAGAFDIVVDMVGGPARRAGLDRLAPMGRLVVMGNASGAEDIGVPANELWFTNRTVSGFNLAAFSAAFPAETRRALRRAVAAVATGDLRTRVETLPLEQAAEAHRRIESGTTTGKLVLEVAAL
- a CDS encoding HAD-IIIC family phosphatase; translated protein: MTEPATIVKCLVWDLDNTLWQGTLLEDGEVTLPAPVEKLIAELDSRGILQSVASKNDHDQAWQRLEALGVAEYFLLPRIGWGPKSDSVREIAAELGFALGTIAFVDDQPAERAEVQFHLPEVRAYTPEQLSGLADLPEFNPPTVTVDAARRRQMYQAGFQRKSAEAEFTGPSEDFLRSLGLVMRIQRATEEELSRVEELTLRTSQMNATGVHYSIAALRALLADPHHEVLVTTLTDRFGPHGAVGLQLLEKHASVWHLKLLATSCRVVSFGAGSVILGWLAGEAARAGVHLIADFRPTERNRMMEVAYRFAGFTGEPCDCRAGLAPPREPGVERLHLLPEPHDPPPTMELHAPRLA
- a CDS encoding O-methyltransferase; protein product: MADQLELSAALSGYVREFSLREDTVLAELREQTSQLPAGSAMQVMPEEGQLLTLLAGLTPARGILEIGTFTGYSTLCLARALAPGGTLVTCDITDRWARIGADYWRRAGVEDRIEVRVGDAATTLEALIDERGAGSFDLVFIDADKRGLPDYYERSLTLVGDTGLIVVDNTLFFGRVVDPEARDADTEGVRAFNALVRDDPRVEMSLIPMADGITLIRKRRVTA
- a CDS encoding helix-turn-helix transcriptional regulator; this encodes MTTSDSPLSRDDRRTELREFLRSRRARVSPANVGMPDGGRRRTPGLRREEVAVLAGVGVSWYTWLEQGRDIKVSEQVLDTIARALLLGSAERAHLYRLAGLNPPQTPSAPSAAPSPEVRRLLDAWSPRPGYVRDRHWNFTAVNDAARVVFGYGDSDHNCLVSFFTNARYRVLHRNWAETATDVAAAFRADAARYPDDPEFGRIAADLAADSPEFAELWARHDVAEHTSAVKAVDHPDAGTMIFDATLLPLPEHPGHHLILHNPRPGTDTQQRLEALLRQHSLVVPHPG
- a CDS encoding acyl-CoA carboxylase subunit beta encodes the protein MDPVTQSESRPRLHTTAGKLADLQRRIEEATHAGSARAVEKQHAKGKLTARERIELLLDEGSFMELDEFARHRSTNFGLDGNRPYGDGVVTGYGTVDGRPVAVFSQDFTVFGGALGEVYGQKIVKVMDFALRTGCPVIGINDSGGARIQEGVASLGAYGEIFRRNTHASGVIPQISLVVGPCAGGAVYSPAITDFTVMVDQTSHMFITGPDVIKTVTGEDVGFEELGGARTHNATSGVAHHMAGDEKDAIEYVKQLLSYLPSNNLSAAPVFPEEADLAVTDEDLELDTLVPDSANQPYDMHRVIEHILDDTEFFETQPLFAPNIVTGFGRVEGHPVGILANQPMRSAGCLDIKASEKGARFVRTCDAFNIPVITFVDVPGFLPGVGQEHDGIIRRGAKLIYAYAEATVPLITVITRKAFGGAYDVMGSKHLGADLNLAWPTAQIAVMGAQGAVNILHRRTLAEAEAEAKAGTGGHVEATRARLIQEYEDTLLNPYVAAERGYVDAVIMPSETRRHIVRGLRQLSTKRESLPPKKHGNIPL
- a CDS encoding TetR/AcrR family transcriptional regulator codes for the protein MSKPAARIRLADAAFVLFDERGYERTTVDDIAERAGVGRTTFFRHYRSKEAVIFPDHDRLLELIRDRLATSSDSTALVAVSDAVRLVLLHYIDEGDLARRRYALTSKVSALRDREIASVARYQRLFREFIADWMGDPTEAASLRAELMAAAVVAAHNHVLRRWLRGESADPVAEVDEAMREVLALFPTPQSPGERDDDGTTLVAFRTSQDLDTLLPSLRRLIEDSP
- a CDS encoding acyl carrier protein; its protein translation is MSAEQAITAEGIEQGITGFVSGRVNAEVPADQDLFASGLVSSMFAMELVVHLEQAFSVQILGDDLKRDNFRTVAAMTALVLRLRDAGQPADA
- a CDS encoding 3-hydroxyacyl-CoA dehydrogenase family protein codes for the protein MTANPRSDTIAVFGAGVMGCGITALALGRGVDVVLVDVSDEVLRAAEAEIAQQLRHGRFMGAFPGSRATGTLTTTLSGEAAADATAVIEAITEDSSLKARMLAEVSGVVAPGTTLITNTSGIPIDELAKSVRRPAELAGVHFMNPAYLIEMVEVIRGPRTAEDTVAAVFSLLGRLGKKAVVVHDAPGFVTSRLLHPMINEAARIVAEGTASVESVDRLMQGCLGHPTGPLRTADLIGLDNLADALRLLAERTGNPAFAPCDLLREKVRHGDLGRKTGRGFYDYEGVLS
- a CDS encoding acyl-CoA dehydrogenase family protein; translated protein: MPEPLAGARELVDDLVGDRAAEWDRSGEIPDEVLRRLAARGLLCAGVPADFGGLGATSAANGEFTAYVGSRCSSLRSVMTSQGMAAWAIQRLGGPRQHAMYLPELAGGRLAAVAFSEAEAGSDLSAMTTTIEPDGDAVVVRGRKVWTTAAHYADVIVVVGRYGSGAAAVVVPISAPGVTVRRVPLPSGCRAAGHADVHLDEVRLPADAVLGGGQPLMLLVTTALAYGRISVAWGCVGILRACLDAARRHARDRRQFGEPLARHQLVGRHLANLLTAEQIATRVCEHASRGWDSGSPDMVIATVLAKQVSAAQAAQGAATAVQVLGSAAAHEGHVVERAYRDAKLMELIEGSTEICQLILADHAVSMAAS